A genomic region of Bradyrhizobium sp. ORS 278 contains the following coding sequences:
- a CDS encoding 2-hydroxyacid dehydrogenase: MAATSSDKVDVLIYGPLRPILEKGFPDSFNVHHATTQADLEALPADVKGRIRGVAVTFHTVKTDAAVMASLPKLEIIASFGVGYDHIAAAHAGQHGIIVTNTPDVLTEEVADVALGLLIATCREFIKADRFVRAGEWSAKAYPLSVGSLRDRTVGMVGMGRIGQAIARRLEASLVPVVYHSRNPAAGVANKHYPDLLQMAKDVDTLVVIVPGGASTNRIVNAEVLKALGPRGVVVNVARGSVIDEQALVEALQSGTILAAGLDVFEKEPAVPDALKAMDNVVLLPHIGSAAIVTRNAMDQLVVDNLKVWFAGKPPLTPVPETPAKGR, encoded by the coding sequence ATGGCGGCCACTTCGTCTGACAAGGTCGATGTTCTGATCTATGGGCCGCTGCGGCCGATCCTGGAGAAGGGGTTCCCGGACAGCTTCAACGTGCACCATGCGACGACGCAGGCCGATCTCGAAGCGCTGCCGGCGGATGTGAAGGGCCGCATCCGCGGCGTTGCCGTCACCTTCCACACCGTCAAGACCGATGCGGCGGTCATGGCCTCGCTGCCGAAGCTCGAGATCATCGCCAGCTTCGGCGTCGGCTATGACCACATCGCCGCCGCCCATGCGGGACAGCACGGTATCATCGTCACCAACACACCTGACGTGCTGACGGAAGAGGTCGCCGACGTCGCGCTCGGTCTCTTGATCGCCACCTGCCGCGAGTTCATCAAGGCCGACCGCTTCGTGCGCGCGGGCGAGTGGAGCGCGAAGGCCTATCCGCTCAGCGTCGGCTCGCTGCGCGACCGCACCGTCGGCATGGTCGGCATGGGCCGCATCGGCCAGGCGATCGCGCGCCGGCTCGAGGCCTCGCTGGTGCCGGTGGTCTATCACTCGCGCAATCCCGCCGCCGGCGTCGCCAACAAGCACTATCCGGACCTGCTGCAGATGGCGAAGGATGTCGACACGCTGGTGGTGATCGTGCCCGGCGGCGCCAGCACCAACCGAATCGTCAACGCCGAGGTGCTCAAGGCGCTGGGACCGCGCGGCGTCGTCGTCAACGTGGCCCGCGGCTCGGTGATCGACGAGCAGGCCTTGGTCGAGGCGCTGCAGTCGGGCACGATCCTTGCCGCCGGCCTCGACGTGTTCGAGAAGGAGCCGGCGGTGCCGGACGCGCTCAAGGCGATGGACAATGTCGTGCTGCTGCCACACATCGGCTCCGCTGCCATCGTAACCCGCAACGCGATGGATCAGCTGGTCGTCGACAACCTCAAGGTCTGGTTTGCCGGCAAGCCGCCGCTGACACCCGTTCCGGAAACGCCGGCGAAAGGCCGCTGA
- a CDS encoding ABC transporter permease codes for MGERRAVVSGARLASLAFPAVVFIAAMTAWELVVRVNGIQPYVLPGPLLVLKTLVNDWDILAQSLLTTLITTLEGFTAAALGGIALALLFNQSRWLEWALFPYAVVLQVTPVIAIAPLLLIYLPQQTAVVTCAWIVGFFPVLSNTALGLNSVDRNLAGLFQLYGASRWQTLRYLKLPAALPYILGGLRIAGGLSLIGAVVAEIAAGSAGAGSGLAYRIAESGYRLNIPRMFAALVLLSVAGIVIYGLLALVSHLVLRRWHESALGKDS; via the coding sequence GTGGGGGAGCGACGCGCGGTCGTCTCCGGGGCACGGCTGGCGAGCCTGGCGTTCCCGGCCGTGGTCTTCATCGCCGCGATGACCGCGTGGGAGCTCGTGGTGCGCGTCAACGGCATCCAGCCCTATGTGCTGCCGGGGCCGCTCCTGGTGCTCAAGACGCTGGTCAACGACTGGGATATCCTGGCGCAGTCGCTGCTGACGACCTTGATCACGACGCTGGAAGGCTTCACCGCGGCCGCGCTCGGCGGCATCGCGCTGGCGCTCCTGTTCAACCAGTCGCGCTGGCTGGAATGGGCGCTGTTTCCCTATGCCGTGGTGCTGCAGGTGACGCCCGTCATCGCGATCGCGCCGCTGCTGCTGATCTATCTGCCGCAGCAGACCGCGGTGGTCACCTGCGCCTGGATCGTCGGCTTCTTCCCGGTGCTGTCCAACACCGCGCTTGGCCTCAACTCGGTCGACCGCAATCTCGCCGGCCTGTTCCAGCTCTATGGCGCTTCGCGCTGGCAGACCTTGCGCTATCTGAAGCTGCCCGCCGCCTTGCCCTACATTCTCGGCGGCCTGCGCATCGCCGGAGGCCTGTCGCTGATCGGTGCCGTCGTCGCCGAGATCGCGGCCGGCAGCGCCGGCGCTGGCTCGGGTCTCGCATATCGCATCGCGGAATCCGGCTATCGTCTCAACATCCCCCGCATGTTCGCAGCCTTGGTGCTGCTGTCGGTCGCCGGGATTGTCATCTATGGCTTGCTGGCGCTAGTTTCGCACCTCGTTTTGCGGCGCTGGCACGAGAGCGCGCTTGGAAAGGATAGCTGA
- a CDS encoding PAS-domain containing protein, whose translation MLLRRFTPLLPSFSLNDKISAAAAAFAVLVMLSTFGAVSALREQRLFYDRLETLSEASRNIERINALIYAVVMESRGIYMSPDRNVARRYADSQLVKLAQLSKVVEEWEARTGDEDAALFAPFRKRIDQFVAFRTEMARRTIAIGSSAARELGDNDENRAVRTALNEDLEGLSRLYADRTRELGDVVDERGLASFFIGGLGLLIVTLIAAAALALRRGVLMPLLDIARVTDRIAAGRIKLKIPHAHRQDEIGHVAHAVETYQNNAFRLQELEQHEVEIERQYTDILRDHERLEQGAISSQQRLDAAVANMPQGLIMLDSFGYVLMVNDQYRKLYGVPASIAKPGAHMREILAHRAKLGLMREKPSEFLAALRERMKERRAEIFEVELTDGRIMRISERPMDGGGWVATHEDFTAQRRNERVLARAEHFLAALLENIPQAVVAKDAQSLRYVFVNRATEALFGLPRSEIIGRAARELFPAPTGALLESFDRDHLDEAADQTPKAHSIETPGNGRRDIVVRRLPVSVGEGEPKYLLSIVEDRTRDQRAAA comes from the coding sequence ATGCTGTTGCGCAGGTTCACCCCTTTGCTGCCGTCGTTCAGTCTCAACGACAAGATCAGCGCGGCCGCTGCCGCCTTCGCCGTCCTCGTGATGCTCTCGACCTTCGGCGCGGTGTCGGCGCTCCGGGAGCAGCGCCTGTTCTACGACCGGCTCGAAACTCTTTCCGAGGCCTCCCGCAATATCGAGCGCATCAATGCGCTGATCTATGCCGTGGTGATGGAGTCTCGGGGCATCTACATGTCGCCGGATCGCAACGTCGCCCGGCGCTACGCCGATTCGCAGCTCGTCAAGCTCGCGCAGCTGAGCAAGGTCGTCGAGGAATGGGAAGCCCGCACTGGCGACGAGGATGCGGCCCTGTTCGCCCCGTTCAGGAAGCGGATCGATCAGTTCGTCGCATTCCGCACCGAGATGGCGCGTCGCACGATCGCGATCGGCTCGTCGGCGGCGCGCGAGCTCGGCGACAATGACGAGAACCGCGCGGTGCGGACCGCGCTCAACGAAGATCTCGAGGGTCTGTCGCGGCTCTATGCCGACCGCACCCGCGAGCTCGGCGATGTCGTCGACGAGCGAGGCCTCGCCTCGTTCTTTATCGGCGGGCTCGGCCTGCTCATCGTCACGCTGATCGCGGCCGCCGCGCTGGCACTGCGCCGCGGCGTTCTGATGCCGCTGCTCGACATCGCCCGGGTCACGGATCGCATCGCCGCCGGCCGCATCAAGCTGAAGATCCCGCATGCGCATCGCCAGGACGAGATCGGGCACGTTGCCCATGCCGTCGAGACCTATCAGAACAACGCATTCCGCCTGCAGGAGCTCGAGCAGCACGAGGTCGAGATCGAGCGGCAGTACACCGACATCCTGCGTGACCATGAGCGGCTGGAGCAGGGCGCGATCAGCAGCCAGCAGCGGCTGGATGCGGCCGTCGCCAACATGCCGCAGGGCCTGATCATGCTCGACAGCTTCGGCTATGTGCTGATGGTCAACGACCAGTACCGCAAGCTCTACGGCGTTCCTGCCTCGATCGCAAAGCCCGGCGCGCATATGCGTGAGATCCTGGCGCATCGCGCCAAGCTCGGCCTGATGCGCGAAAAGCCGTCCGAGTTCCTCGCCGCGCTTCGCGAGCGCATGAAGGAGCGCAGGGCGGAGATCTTCGAGGTCGAGCTCACCGACGGCCGCATCATGCGCATCTCCGAGCGCCCGATGGACGGCGGTGGCTGGGTCGCGACCCACGAGGACTTCACGGCCCAGCGGCGCAACGAGCGGGTGCTGGCGCGGGCGGAACATTTCCTCGCGGCGCTGCTGGAGAACATCCCGCAGGCCGTCGTTGCAAAGGACGCGCAGTCGCTCCGCTACGTGTTCGTCAACCGCGCGACCGAGGCGCTGTTCGGCCTGCCGCGGTCGGAGATCATCGGCCGCGCCGCGCGCGAGCTGTTTCCGGCGCCGACGGGCGCGCTGCTCGAAAGCTTCGATCGCGACCATCTCGACGA
- a CDS encoding ABC transporter ATP-binding protein, translated as MSSVPPSARADGGAVRLRGVTKVYDSGVAALGPIDLSIAKGEFVSLLGPSGCGKSTALRLIAGLADPSSGTLDVAVSASTAHPGHRIGFVFQEPTLMPWTSVRDNVGLPLKLAHVPASEARPRIEAALAQVGLADFADAFPRELSGGMKMRASLARALVTRPDILLMDEPFAALDEITRFRLNNDLLALWRSLNMTVLFVTHSVFESVYLSQRVLVMTARPGRLSAEIHIASATRDDAFRASPAYAEYCRRVSDALAPAYTGVHAL; from the coding sequence ATGAGCTCGGTCCCTCCGTCCGCGCGCGCCGACGGCGGCGCGGTGCGCCTGCGCGGCGTCACCAAGGTCTACGATTCCGGGGTGGCCGCGCTCGGGCCGATCGATCTGTCGATCGCCAAGGGCGAGTTCGTCTCGCTGCTCGGCCCGTCCGGCTGCGGCAAGTCGACGGCGCTGCGGCTGATCGCGGGGCTCGCCGACCCGAGCAGCGGCACGCTCGACGTCGCGGTGTCCGCATCCACGGCGCATCCCGGCCACCGCATCGGCTTCGTTTTTCAGGAGCCCACGCTGATGCCCTGGACCAGCGTGCGCGACAATGTCGGCCTGCCGCTCAAGCTCGCGCATGTGCCGGCATCGGAGGCGCGGCCGCGGATCGAGGCGGCGCTCGCGCAGGTCGGGCTCGCCGATTTCGCCGACGCGTTCCCGCGCGAATTATCCGGCGGCATGAAGATGCGGGCCTCGCTGGCGCGGGCGCTGGTCACGCGGCCGGACATCCTGCTGATGGACGAGCCGTTCGCAGCCCTCGACGAGATCACGCGCTTCCGCCTCAACAACGACCTGCTGGCGCTGTGGCGCAGCCTGAACATGACTGTCCTGTTCGTCACCCATTCGGTGTTCGAGTCGGTCTATCTGTCGCAGCGCGTGCTGGTGATGACGGCGCGGCCCGGCCGGCTCAGCGCCGAGATTCACATCGCGTCCGCGACGCGCGACGATGCCTTCCGTGCCTCGCCGGCCTACGCGGAGTATTGCCGCCGTGTCTCCGACGCGCTGGCGCCGGCCTATACCGGAGTGCATGCGCTGTGA
- a CDS encoding AprI/Inh family metalloprotease inhibitor translates to MIGQWELATTERSKTCVLTLKPDAAQRGMKLEMEPACATALPFTKDIAGWNVKGLGDIVSLQAANGEAVIDFTEVEAGIFEGLRQGEGVYILQNLAAARSLAKSMDQMIGDWAMVDGNGAAVCSLVLTNTDAGNDNFQVFVKPKCDPKVAAFAPTQWRLEHGQMMLMSARGETWKFEADDNAQWRLVPDSAAPLIMLRQ, encoded by the coding sequence ATGATCGGGCAGTGGGAGCTCGCGACCACCGAGCGCAGCAAGACCTGCGTGCTGACCCTGAAGCCCGACGCCGCGCAACGCGGCATGAAGCTCGAGATGGAGCCTGCCTGCGCCACCGCGCTGCCGTTCACCAAGGACATCGCCGGCTGGAACGTGAAGGGGCTCGGCGACATCGTCAGCCTGCAGGCGGCCAATGGCGAGGCGGTGATCGATTTCACCGAGGTCGAGGCCGGCATCTTCGAAGGCCTGCGCCAGGGCGAGGGCGTCTACATCCTGCAGAATCTGGCGGCGGCGCGCTCGCTGGCGAAATCGATGGACCAGATGATCGGCGATTGGGCCATGGTCGACGGCAATGGTGCGGCCGTCTGCAGCCTGGTGCTGACCAACACCGATGCCGGCAATGACAATTTCCAGGTGTTCGTAAAGCCGAAATGCGATCCGAAGGTCGCGGCGTTCGCGCCGACGCAGTGGCGGCTCGAGCACGGCCAGATGATGCTGATGTCGGCGCGCGGCGAGACCTGGAAGTTCGAGGCCGACGACAATGCGCAGTGGCGGCTGGTGCCGGACAGCGCAGCGCCGCTGATCATGCTCCGGCAGTGA
- a CDS encoding creatininase family protein, with translation MARAMTVPPRDWTEISWPDLETPDASSWIAVLPLAATEQHGPHLPLGTDVYIAEAYLARVRALLPPALPVTVLPVQPVGISTEHIDFPGTLTVPTETALQSWRALGDSVARAGLRKLVIVTSHGGNSAAMTLVAQDLRAAHRMLVVTTSWSRFGAPEGLFSADELRHGIHGGAVETSIMLARHPQLVRGNAIADFVSSAVATERANRVLSTQRPAPFAWQTQDLNASGAVGDATQASAEKGERVLDHGAAAFCALLEDIDKFDVNTLATGPLASR, from the coding sequence ATGGCCCGCGCGATGACCGTGCCGCCCCGCGATTGGACCGAGATCAGCTGGCCCGACCTGGAAACGCCCGACGCGTCCAGCTGGATTGCGGTGCTGCCGCTCGCCGCCACCGAGCAGCACGGGCCGCATCTGCCTCTTGGCACCGACGTCTACATCGCCGAGGCCTATCTGGCCCGGGTCCGCGCGCTGCTGCCGCCGGCGTTGCCGGTGACGGTCCTGCCGGTGCAGCCGGTCGGCATCTCGACCGAGCACATCGATTTCCCGGGCACGCTGACGGTGCCGACCGAGACCGCGCTGCAGAGCTGGCGCGCGCTCGGCGACAGCGTGGCGCGCGCCGGTCTCCGCAAGCTCGTGATCGTCACCAGCCACGGCGGCAACAGCGCCGCGATGACCCTGGTCGCGCAGGATCTGCGCGCCGCTCACCGCATGCTGGTGGTGACGACATCGTGGTCGCGCTTCGGCGCGCCGGAGGGCCTGTTCAGCGCCGACGAGCTGCGGCACGGCATCCATGGCGGCGCGGTCGAGACATCGATCATGCTGGCCCGCCACCCGCAGCTCGTGCGCGGCAACGCCATCGCCGACTTCGTGTCATCGGCCGTCGCGACGGAGCGGGCGAATCGCGTGCTGTCGACGCAACGGCCGGCGCCGTTCGCGTGGCAGACGCAGGATCTCAATGCGAGCGGCGCGGTCGGCGATGCGACGCAGGCCTCGGCAGAGAAGGGCGAGCGCGTGCTCGACCACGGCGCGGCTGCGTTCTGCGCGCTGCTCGAGGATATCGATAAATTCGACGTGAACACGCTGGCCACAGGGCCGCTGGCAAGCCGCTAA
- a CDS encoding ABC transporter substrate-binding protein encodes MRQSLLSRTLMAAWLVIGGALGGTVAAAQAQTLDKVSFGTNWVAEAEHGGFFQAVADGTYKRYGLDVTIVPGGPNENNRMLLISGKIEFFMAANTLMAFDAVANNVPVVSIAAMFQKDPQVFLTHPESKVTKLEELKPLTLFVSKEGVSSYYQWLKSEYGFSEKNVRPYTFNPQPFIATPQSAMQGYVTSEPFAVERAAGFKPGVILLADNGFNTYSTLIETRRDLVESKPDLVQRFVDASIIGWYTYIYGDNSAGNALIKKMNPEMTDDLLAYSVAKMKEFGIVDSGDSVTKGIGAMTDERITSFFDKMVRAGVVKPTIDYRKSYTLRFVNKGVGVDLRPKQ; translated from the coding sequence ATGAGGCAATCGCTTCTGTCGCGAACGTTAATGGCGGCATGGCTGGTCATCGGCGGGGCCCTGGGCGGGACGGTTGCGGCTGCGCAGGCCCAGACCCTCGACAAGGTCTCGTTCGGCACCAATTGGGTGGCCGAGGCCGAGCATGGCGGCTTCTTCCAGGCGGTCGCCGACGGCACCTACAAGCGCTACGGGCTGGACGTGACGATCGTGCCGGGCGGCCCGAACGAGAACAACCGGATGCTGCTGATTTCCGGCAAGATCGAGTTCTTCATGGCCGCCAACACGCTGATGGCGTTCGACGCGGTCGCCAACAACGTGCCGGTGGTGTCGATCGCGGCGATGTTCCAGAAGGATCCGCAGGTGTTCCTGACGCACCCGGAGTCCAAGGTCACCAAGCTCGAGGAGCTGAAGCCGCTGACCCTGTTCGTCTCGAAGGAAGGCGTCTCCAGCTACTATCAATGGCTGAAGTCGGAATACGGCTTCTCCGAGAAGAACGTCCGTCCCTACACCTTCAATCCGCAGCCCTTCATCGCCACGCCGCAGAGCGCGATGCAAGGCTATGTCACGTCCGAGCCGTTCGCGGTCGAGCGCGCCGCCGGCTTCAAGCCCGGCGTGATCCTGCTCGCCGACAACGGCTTCAACACCTACTCGACCCTGATCGAGACGCGGCGTGACCTGGTCGAGAGCAAGCCGGACCTGGTGCAGCGCTTCGTCGATGCCTCGATCATCGGCTGGTACACCTACATCTATGGCGACAATTCCGCCGGCAATGCGCTGATCAAGAAGATGAACCCGGAAATGACCGACGATCTGCTGGCCTATTCCGTCGCCAAGATGAAGGAATTCGGCATCGTCGATTCCGGCGACAGCGTCACCAAGGGCATCGGCGCGATGACGGATGAGCGCATCACCAGCTTCTTCGACAAGATGGTGCGCGCCGGCGTCGTCAAGCCGACCATCGACTATCGCAAGTCCTACACGCTGCGCTTCGTCAACAAGGGCGTCGGCGTCGATCTCCGGCCGAAGCAGTAG